A stretch of the Clostridium fungisolvens genome encodes the following:
- a CDS encoding PTS sugar transporter subunit IIC, translating to MDTNGQKTTKKSFIDKLQEQMERFIIPVAQKIGDQRHLASVRDGMTVLVPITIIGGIFCLLAVPPVDLNKIKGTNFFYQFLIAWKHFADAHNATLITPYNLTIGIISIYVVAGIAYRLAAYYKMNTITNVIGSIFIFLLIAAPTQSYKVGETVISAMPTSQLGAGAMFAAIITAIIVVEIGHFCVKKNIVIKLPASVPPNVAAPFTALIPMTISLLLFIGGNALCNSLTGAGLTQLIFKVFQPLISATGSLPSIILINVLMTMFWFFGIHGGNMVGVVVTPITTMNLALNAQAYAAGKPLPAIFAGSVNSVFGGWISYTAMAIVILIGCKAASLRSVSKVALVPSMFNINEPLIFGIPTVLNPFTVVGFLICNNVNFSIAYILMSTGVIGKFFITLPFTVPGPIAAFLATMDIKATILWFALLLLDIIILLPILKAYDKNVMNKEEKELVEV from the coding sequence ATGGATACTAATGGACAAAAGACCACTAAGAAATCATTCATTGACAAGCTACAAGAACAAATGGAACGATTTATAATTCCAGTAGCTCAGAAGATTGGCGATCAAAGACATCTTGCCTCTGTAAGAGATGGAATGACAGTTTTAGTTCCAATTACTATAATAGGGGGTATATTCTGCTTACTTGCCGTTCCACCTGTTGATTTAAATAAAATTAAGGGGACAAACTTTTTTTATCAATTTCTAATAGCATGGAAACATTTTGCTGACGCACATAATGCCACTTTGATAACACCATACAATTTGACTATTGGGATTATTTCTATATATGTAGTAGCTGGTATTGCCTATAGATTAGCAGCTTACTACAAAATGAATACTATAACCAATGTAATCGGTTCAATATTTATTTTCCTACTTATTGCTGCACCAACTCAAAGCTATAAGGTTGGTGAAACCGTTATAAGTGCTATGCCAACCTCTCAACTTGGAGCCGGTGCAATGTTTGCGGCGATTATTACTGCTATTATTGTAGTAGAAATAGGTCACTTTTGTGTAAAAAAGAATATTGTTATTAAGCTACCTGCAAGCGTACCACCAAATGTAGCTGCTCCTTTCACAGCCTTGATTCCTATGACTATTTCCTTACTTTTATTTATTGGTGGTAATGCACTATGCAACAGTCTTACTGGTGCTGGACTAACACAGTTAATTTTTAAAGTATTCCAACCACTAATAAGTGCTACAGGAAGTCTTCCATCTATCATATTAATTAATGTACTTATGACTATGTTCTGGTTCTTTGGAATTCATGGGGGTAACATGGTAGGCGTAGTAGTTACACCAATAACTACAATGAATCTAGCATTGAATGCACAAGCATATGCTGCAGGAAAGCCATTACCTGCGATATTTGCTGGTAGTGTAAACAGTGTATTTGGAGGATGGATTTCATATACAGCAATGGCAATTGTTATATTGATTGGATGTAAAGCTGCTTCACTTCGTTCAGTATCAAAGGTTGCATTAGTACCAAGTATGTTCAATATTAATGAACCATTAATATTTGGTATACCAACGGTATTAAATCCATTTACAGTAGTGGGCTTCTTGATTTGTAATAATGTTAACTTCTCAATTGCATATATACTTATGTCTACAGGTGTTATAGGGAAGTTCTTTATAACTCTACCATTTACAGTTCCGGGCCCTATAGCTGCATTCTTAGCAACAATGGATATTAAGGCAACAATATTATGGTTTGCATTGTTATTGTTAGACATTATTATATTACTTCCAATATTAAAGGCATACGACAAAAATGTTATGAATAAAGAAGAAAAGGAACTTGTAGAAGTATAA
- a CDS encoding neutral/alkaline non-lysosomal ceramidase N-terminal domain-containing protein, with protein sequence MKASFDKFDITPNYPVHMAGYSRKSKSIGVLDPIEINTLVIEMEKTPFVICIFDSIIIEESFVNNIKDEVNKTLHIPNENIIIGCIHTHSAPAFFKLAFEETSVEQDLTNQVKINIIQSIIRAYNNLEDSNIIFEKSMIEGLYGNRNQKDGYADKSVNVLKFYDKHNSLIGAFVNISVHPTILNGSNLMLSADLLGFVRQKLQDQLDCPVLICNGTCGDVSTRFYRKLSGIEELEYTSSSIVNQMKDKITSEVLNLNNLRIASTSMVSIFDAEKDDFNNSELKRLNEKSSNVSEAEKSYLKLLASRLEIKKSLSPYVLHLTSTIIKTDELMIITLPGDVNSYFAKHIRESIPNIEIILIGYSNAYVSYMVESKNYGKYFETFNTRLSRGVSDEFIDKVIEKAASL encoded by the coding sequence ATGAAAGCATCATTTGATAAATTTGATATTACACCAAATTATCCGGTTCATATGGCTGGATATTCAAGAAAGAGCAAAAGTATTGGAGTACTTGATCCAATAGAAATCAATACATTGGTCATAGAAATGGAGAAAACACCTTTTGTCATTTGCATATTTGATTCAATTATTATTGAAGAAAGCTTTGTAAATAATATTAAGGATGAGGTTAATAAAACACTTCACATTCCTAATGAAAATATTATTATTGGCTGTATTCACACTCATTCTGCACCAGCCTTCTTTAAGCTTGCTTTTGAAGAAACTAGTGTGGAGCAAGATCTTACAAATCAAGTAAAAATCAATATAATTCAGAGTATAATAAGAGCTTATAATAACCTTGAAGATTCAAATATTATCTTTGAAAAATCTATGATAGAAGGTCTTTATGGCAATAGAAATCAAAAAGACGGTTATGCTGATAAAAGCGTAAATGTCCTTAAATTCTATGATAAGCATAATTCTTTGATTGGAGCCTTTGTAAATATATCTGTTCATCCTACTATATTGAATGGTAGCAATCTAATGCTTTCTGCAGACTTATTAGGATTTGTGAGACAAAAGTTGCAAGATCAGTTAGACTGCCCAGTTCTTATTTGTAATGGAACATGTGGTGATGTATCAACTAGATTCTATCGAAAATTAAGTGGCATAGAAGAACTTGAATACACTTCCTCTTCAATAGTAAATCAAATGAAAGATAAAATTACTTCTGAGGTACTGAATTTAAACAACCTGAGAATAGCTTCAACCTCAATGGTATCAATATTTGATGCAGAAAAAGATGATTTTAATAACTCTGAATTAAAAAGACTCAATGAAAAATCAAGCAATGTATCTGAAGCTGAAAAATCATATCTTAAGCTACTAGCTTCACGATTAGAAATCAAAAAAAGCTTAAGCCCTTATGTGCTTCATCTTACAAGCACCATAATAAAAACTGATGAGCTTATGATTATTACTTTGCCTGGAGATGTTAATTCATATTTTGCTAAACACATAAGAGAAAGCATTCCTAATATAGAAATAATCCTAATAGGCTATTCAAATGCTTATGTTTCATATATGGTGGAATCCAAAAACTACGGAAAGTACTTCGAGACCTTTAATACAAGATTATCAAGAGGAGTTTCTGACGAGTTCATTGATAAAGTAATAGAAAAAGCAGCCTCTCTTTAA
- a CDS encoding MurR/RpiR family transcriptional regulator, with amino-acid sequence MNPFEQMEIKKNSFTKKEKIVYELMLKNVDEISRKSVTELADHMNVSQSTITRFCQKLGYDGYNDFKFSIYRYQKQVPLDDLDPSKNAFSTYSNLILQLQTSVNNDELSNLAEDIGKADNIIILGVHKSELPARLLNINLHKLSKHATFVPFGEVQDLESYIKKDDLVIVFSVKGESLKASISELVKKKAAKFAMITMNDKNPLKKMFPHFIWLPSTNRETSPVYVENQVVFMIYVDILTSYIANYIINKKDKVDPKRNV; translated from the coding sequence ATGAATCCATTCGAACAAATGGAAATCAAAAAAAATAGTTTTACTAAAAAAGAAAAAATTGTTTATGAGCTAATGCTAAAAAACGTTGATGAAATTTCACGTAAATCAGTAACTGAATTAGCTGACCATATGAATGTATCCCAATCTACCATAACTCGTTTCTGTCAAAAACTTGGCTATGATGGGTATAATGATTTTAAATTCAGCATTTACAGATATCAGAAGCAGGTCCCATTGGATGATTTGGATCCAAGCAAGAATGCTTTTTCTACTTACTCCAATCTTATCCTGCAACTACAAACTTCCGTAAATAATGATGAGCTAAGCAACCTTGCTGAGGATATAGGTAAGGCTGATAATATCATTATTCTTGGCGTGCATAAAAGCGAATTGCCTGCAAGACTACTTAATATAAATCTACACAAGCTTTCAAAGCATGCGACCTTTGTTCCTTTTGGAGAAGTACAAGACTTAGAATCGTACATAAAAAAGGATGATTTAGTCATTGTATTCTCCGTAAAAGGTGAATCTTTAAAAGCGAGCATTAGTGAACTTGTAAAGAAAAAAGCTGCAAAGTTTGCTATGATCACAATGAATGATAAAAATCCATTGAAGAAGATGTTCCCACACTTCATATGGCTTCCATCTACAAATCGTGAAACCTCCCCAGTATACGTTGAAAACCAGGTAGTGTTCATGATATATGTGGATATTCTAACTTCATATATTGCAAATTATATTATAAATAAAAAAGATAAAGTCGATCCAAAACGTAATGTTTAA
- a CDS encoding carbohydrate deacetylase, which yields MKLIINADDFGFTKGNTEGIIEGHKKGIITSTTALCNMPYLEYGAKISKETTELGIGVHLNLTIGNSLTGGKTITKGGKVFLTKNEFYSSEDIILSEVETEFRAQIERFIQVFNRKPTHLDSHHGVHDRGEIYNITMKLSNEYGIPVRRYSAFKFVAGFYGETATIEVLKNIIKSNSEETGIELMTHPGYCDLELYNNSSYNVHRVKELYVLCSDEIKSFIKENSVELVHY from the coding sequence ATGAAATTAATTATTAATGCTGATGATTTTGGATTTACCAAAGGAAATACTGAAGGCATAATTGAAGGGCACAAAAAAGGAATAATAACCTCAACTACTGCTTTATGCAATATGCCTTACTTAGAATATGGAGCAAAAATTTCTAAGGAAACTACAGAGCTTGGCATAGGAGTTCATTTAAATCTAACTATAGGGAATTCTCTTACTGGAGGAAAAACTATTACAAAGGGTGGAAAGGTTTTCTTAACAAAAAATGAGTTTTATTCAAGTGAAGATATTATTCTTTCCGAGGTTGAGACAGAGTTTAGGGCACAGATTGAAAGATTCATTCAAGTTTTTAATCGTAAGCCTACACATTTAGATTCTCATCATGGAGTACATGACAGAGGAGAAATCTATAACATTACAATGAAGCTTAGCAATGAGTATGGTATTCCAGTGCGTAGATATAGTGCATTTAAGTTCGTGGCAGGCTTTTATGGAGAAACCGCTACTATAGAAGTATTAAAAAATATAATAAAATCCAACTCGGAGGAGACAGGGATTGAGCTTATGACTCATCCTGGCTACTGCGACTTGGAGCTATATAATAACAGTTCCTATAATGTTCATAGGGTGAAGGAACTTTATGTATTGTGTAGTGATGAAATAAAAAGCTTTATAAAGGAAAATTCAGTAGAGCTTGTTCATTATTAA
- a CDS encoding CaiB/BaiF CoA transferase family protein — MSKQLDGIRILDLTRVLSGPYCTMLLADMGAEVIKIEEPLKGDDSRGYPPFDRGISAYFANLNRNKKSIALNLKDPKAKKVLIDLIKISDVIVENFKPGTMDKLGFSYEEVKEINPKIIYASISGFGQTGAYSKLPGYDVIAQAMSGIMSVTGWTDSAPTRTGTAIGDILAGLNCCIGILAALQGRSRTGHGERIDISLVDCSVSAMETLIEIFLVEKRVPERIGNRYEFIYPYDSFQAKDGWVVIAVGNDNIWTKFCEAIDKKQLLEIDEFKLNKDRVSEHDRLKAIVSGWTKEHNVEEIIKILLAKGVPCAPINDVAQVVNDKNIVETRKMIEEIEHPISGKMKIVGSPIKFTESDEYSYDKAPTLGLDTESVMKELLGLSSEEVDYFKNRK; from the coding sequence ATGTCAAAGCAACTTGATGGCATTCGCATTTTAGATTTAACTAGAGTATTATCTGGCCCATATTGCACTATGCTCTTAGCAGATATGGGAGCAGAGGTGATAAAGATTGAAGAGCCATTAAAAGGGGATGACAGCAGAGGCTACCCTCCTTTTGATAGAGGAATAAGTGCGTATTTTGCCAACCTTAACAGAAATAAAAAGAGTATAGCATTGAATCTTAAGGACCCAAAGGCTAAGAAAGTATTGATTGATTTAATAAAAATATCAGATGTTATCGTAGAGAATTTTAAGCCTGGAACTATGGATAAATTAGGCTTTTCTTATGAAGAAGTAAAGGAAATAAATCCTAAAATTATTTATGCTTCAATATCAGGTTTTGGACAAACAGGAGCATATAGCAAGCTGCCTGGCTATGATGTAATTGCCCAAGCTATGAGCGGAATCATGAGTGTCACTGGTTGGACAGATTCTGCACCTACAAGGACTGGAACTGCTATAGGGGATATTTTAGCAGGGCTTAATTGTTGCATAGGAATATTAGCAGCATTGCAAGGGAGAAGTAGAACAGGTCACGGAGAGAGAATTGATATATCCCTTGTAGATTGTTCAGTAAGTGCAATGGAAACTCTGATTGAAATATTTTTGGTTGAAAAGAGAGTACCAGAGAGAATTGGAAATAGATATGAATTTATTTATCCATACGATTCTTTTCAAGCAAAAGACGGATGGGTTGTTATTGCAGTAGGTAATGATAATATTTGGACAAAATTCTGCGAAGCTATTGATAAAAAACAGTTACTAGAGATAGATGAGTTTAAGTTAAATAAGGATAGAGTAAGTGAACATGATAGATTAAAAGCAATTGTAAGTGGCTGGACCAAGGAGCACAATGTAGAGGAAATAATTAAAATACTTTTAGCAAAAGGGGTTCCTTGTGCACCAATTAATGATGTGGCTCAGGTAGTTAATGATAAGAATATTGTTGAGACTAGAAAAATGATAGAGGAGATAGAGCATCCTATTTCAGGAAAAATGAAAATAGTAGGCTCACCTATAAAATTTACTGAAAGTGATGAGTATTCATATGATAAGGCTCCAACTTTAGGCTTGGATACTGAATCAGTTATGAAGGAACTACTTGGATTGTCCAGTGAAGAAGTAGATTACTTTAAAAATAGAAAATAG
- a CDS encoding AtuA-related protein, which yields MVKLKDIAHGRSGDKGDVSNICIYAREPKYYEIIKAQVTPEAVKKHFKGMVQGEIERYEVPQLDGFNFVLHHALDGGATRSLRLDSLGKSMEAALLRMDIELSK from the coding sequence ATGGTAAAGCTTAAGGATATAGCGCATGGAAGATCTGGAGATAAGGGTGACGTATCAAATATATGTATTTATGCAAGAGAACCTAAGTACTATGAAATAATAAAAGCTCAAGTTACGCCAGAAGCAGTAAAGAAGCACTTTAAAGGTATGGTTCAGGGAGAAATTGAAAGATATGAGGTTCCACAGCTTGATGGCTTCAACTTTGTATTACATCATGCATTGGATGGAGGGGCAACCCGTTCTTTAAGGCTTGATTCATTAGGAAAGAGTATGGAAGCTGCACTATTAAGGATGGACATTGAACTTAGTAAGTAA
- a CDS encoding acyclic terpene utilization AtuA family protein, giving the protein MKTIRIGGAQGFWGDLNEAPVNMAKNDQVDYIACDYLAELTLSIMQRQKEHNPQRGYARDFITALKDMLPMIKEKSIKVLTNAGGMNVKCAVEAVKQAIKESGLNLKVGYVLGDDVMSIIPQLRKQGITMNNMDTNEPIDAILNHMVNANVYYGAEPIIECLQGGADIVIVGRSTDSSLFLAPLAYEFGWKKDDWDGLATGILSGHLLECGAQVSGGNYDYDWRNVPHPENLGYPIAEVSGAGSLIMTKTKNMGGLMTTQSVKEQLLYEIHDPKKYLTPDVIADFSNVTVKQIGQDRVLVEGVKGHKRPDTLKLCVGYSEGYRNVGYLPFSWPDALDKAQRAAEILKLRLKNKGLDAMEIREEFLGLNTLHGPLAEEMKEDLNEVILRFAIKTKTLEEANKLTPEIAPFILNGPPASCFFGGRTKPSEVFALWPTLIPRDAVKFEVHVEEVK; this is encoded by the coding sequence ATGAAAACAATTAGAATTGGTGGTGCTCAGGGTTTTTGGGGAGATTTGAATGAAGCACCAGTAAATATGGCAAAAAATGATCAAGTTGATTATATAGCTTGTGATTATCTTGCAGAGCTTACCCTGTCTATTATGCAGAGGCAAAAGGAACATAATCCGCAAAGAGGATATGCTAGAGATTTTATAACAGCTTTAAAAGATATGCTTCCTATGATAAAAGAAAAATCCATAAAGGTTTTAACCAATGCAGGTGGTATGAATGTAAAGTGTGCAGTGGAAGCAGTGAAGCAGGCGATTAAAGAATCAGGACTTAATTTAAAGGTAGGTTATGTTCTTGGTGATGATGTTATGAGTATAATTCCCCAGCTTAGAAAACAGGGGATTACAATGAATAACATGGATACAAATGAACCAATCGATGCTATTTTGAATCATATGGTAAATGCAAATGTGTATTATGGAGCTGAACCTATTATAGAATGTCTTCAAGGTGGGGCTGATATTGTTATAGTGGGACGTTCTACAGACTCAAGTCTTTTCCTAGCACCACTTGCATATGAGTTTGGTTGGAAGAAGGATGATTGGGATGGTTTAGCTACAGGAATTCTAAGTGGGCATCTTTTAGAATGTGGAGCGCAGGTAAGTGGAGGCAATTATGATTATGACTGGAGAAATGTGCCACATCCAGAAAACTTGGGATATCCTATTGCTGAAGTAAGTGGAGCAGGGAGTTTAATAATGACAAAGACAAAAAATATGGGGGGACTCATGACCACTCAATCAGTAAAGGAGCAGCTATTATACGAAATACATGATCCTAAAAAATATTTAACTCCTGATGTAATTGCAGATTTTAGTAATGTCACTGTAAAGCAAATAGGACAAGATAGAGTTCTAGTAGAGGGAGTTAAAGGACATAAGAGACCAGATACATTAAAACTTTGTGTGGGATATAGCGAAGGGTATAGAAATGTTGGATACTTGCCATTCAGCTGGCCTGATGCCTTGGATAAAGCTCAGAGAGCTGCAGAAATACTGAAATTAAGATTGAAAAATAAGGGTCTTGATGCAATGGAAATACGAGAAGAGTTCCTTGGACTTAATACACTTCACGGTCCATTGGCAGAGGAGATGAAAGAAGATTTAAATGAGGTAATTCTTAGATTTGCTATAAAAACTAAGACTTTAGAAGAGGCAAATAAGTTAACTCCGGAAATTGCACCTTTTATTTTAAATGGACCACCAGCATCCTGTTTCTTTGGAGGAAGAACAAAACCATCTGAAGTATTTGCATTATGGCCTACACTAATACCTAGAGATGCAGTTAAATTCGAGGTTCATGTTGAGGAGGTAAAATAG
- a CDS encoding sigma-54 interaction domain-containing protein gives MKVKDVMNKDLESLGSKIPLNFDNIPVLFSEDELISCKGVIDDEYLNNNYYVYVLNQKKKLVGFITCDYIRLFLKEKVLFMFLSAIDHIHDGVVLVDKHSKIIYLNKAYSEILNIDKEKVLNKYVSEIEPGAAILSTLREGTPIQNKKIKVKSIEKQIVASINPIIIDNEVLGAISIFKDVTEIHVLNEELANVRKLSGYFYEGIAKPHNELPKNFSCIVGSNEKFLNCLKLAAIVAPTDATVLVQGESGVGKEVVVKAIYEASKRSEKPYVELNCSAIPESLFESELFGYTDGAFTGAHKSGKIGKFEAANTGTIFLDEIGDMPMLMQAKLLRVLQSGQIQKIGSNTINKVDVRVIAATNRDLKAMIKEGTFREDLYFRLNTFNINIPSLRERVEDIINLAEYFLNIYCKKYNKTLMLSENVINVLSSYKWVGNVRELQSCMEYAVIICQDDIIEVEHLPEEIKKSSIISLNRDDKTESKKLKHEILDIERERIIEALEKFNGNKTRAMDMLGMSRRTFYKKLKLYNIDAD, from the coding sequence TTGAAAGTAAAAGATGTAATGAATAAAGATCTTGAGAGTTTGGGAAGTAAGATTCCTTTGAACTTTGATAATATTCCTGTGCTTTTTAGCGAAGATGAGCTTATTAGCTGTAAGGGTGTTATAGATGATGAATATTTAAATAATAACTACTATGTCTATGTTCTAAACCAAAAGAAGAAGTTAGTGGGATTTATCACCTGTGATTATATAAGACTTTTCTTAAAGGAAAAGGTTTTATTTATGTTTTTAAGTGCAATAGATCACATACATGATGGTGTGGTTTTAGTAGACAAGCATTCTAAAATAATTTACTTAAACAAAGCGTATTCTGAAATACTTAATATTGATAAAGAAAAAGTACTTAACAAATATGTTAGTGAAATAGAGCCTGGTGCGGCAATACTGAGTACTTTGAGGGAAGGAACCCCAATCCAAAATAAAAAAATCAAAGTTAAAAGTATTGAAAAACAGATAGTAGCTAGTATTAATCCAATCATTATTGATAATGAGGTGCTTGGTGCAATTTCTATCTTTAAAGATGTTACGGAAATACATGTCTTGAATGAAGAGCTTGCCAATGTAAGAAAATTGAGCGGGTATTTTTATGAAGGAATCGCAAAGCCTCATAATGAACTTCCGAAGAATTTTTCCTGTATTGTTGGTAGCAATGAAAAGTTTTTGAATTGCTTAAAGCTTGCTGCAATAGTGGCACCAACTGACGCAACGGTTCTCGTTCAAGGGGAGAGTGGTGTTGGCAAGGAAGTAGTTGTAAAGGCTATCTACGAAGCAAGTAAAAGAAGCGAAAAACCATATGTAGAGCTAAATTGTTCTGCTATACCTGAAAGCTTGTTTGAAAGTGAACTCTTTGGTTATACAGACGGAGCATTTACAGGAGCGCATAAAAGCGGGAAAATAGGTAAATTTGAGGCAGCAAATACTGGAACAATTTTTTTAGATGAAATAGGAGACATGCCTATGCTTATGCAGGCAAAACTGTTAAGGGTACTTCAATCAGGACAAATTCAAAAAATAGGATCTAATACCATTAATAAAGTTGATGTAAGAGTTATTGCAGCTACAAACAGAGATTTGAAAGCAATGATAAAAGAAGGAACCTTCAGAGAAGATTTATATTTCAGGTTAAATACTTTTAATATAAATATCCCATCTTTACGTGAAAGAGTAGAGGATATAATTAATCTGGCAGAATATTTCCTTAATATATATTGCAAAAAATACAACAAGACTTTAATGTTATCTGAAAATGTGATAAATGTACTTTCATCATATAAATGGGTAGGTAATGTTAGGGAGCTGCAAAGTTGTATGGAGTATGCAGTGATAATATGTCAAGATGACATTATTGAAGTAGAACATTTACCTGAAGAAATAAAAAAATCATCAATTATAAGTCTAAATAGAGACGATAAAACAGAATCAAAAAAATTAAAACATGAAATATTAGATATAGAAAGAGAGAGAATTATAGAAGCTCTTGAAAAGTTTAATGGGAACAAGACTCGTGCAATGGACATGCTTGGGATGAGCAGACGAACCTTTTATAAAAAGCTCAAGCTTTATAATATTGATGCTGATTAA
- a CDS encoding DUF4351 domain-containing protein — translation MIRDEGKAEILIKQLNKKFNILPQEYEEKIKNLPSEKIELIATDIFDLEKIEDLEKYF, via the coding sequence ATGATAAGAGATGAGGGGAAGGCTGAAATTCTCATAAAACAATTAAACAAAAAATTTAATATACTTCCTCAAGAATATGAAGAAAAGATAAAGAATCTACCTTCAGAAAAAATAGAATTAATAGCTACTGATATATTTGATTTAGAAAAAATAGAGGATTTAGAAAAGTATTTTTAA
- a CDS encoding GNAT family N-acetyltransferase produces MLVYSNEEHNIKIYSLDHTRWEDFELLFGERGACGGCWCMSWRLKKSEFERGKGEFNKNSMKDIVYRGKPVGVLAYVDDNPIGWCAIAPREVYKRLESSRVLKRIDDKPVWSISCLFIAKDFRRKGISTELIKGAIEYAKLNEVNIVEAYPVVPYGNNVPDAFLWTGVPVAFEEAGFTVVERRSKWKPMLRYYI; encoded by the coding sequence ATGCTAGTGTATAGCAATGAAGAGCATAATATAAAAATATATTCTTTAGACCATACAAGATGGGAGGACTTTGAACTTTTATTTGGTGAAAGAGGAGCATGTGGCGGATGCTGGTGTATGTCTTGGAGACTTAAGAAATCGGAATTTGAGCGTGGAAAGGGCGAATTTAACAAGAACTCCATGAAGGATATTGTATATAGGGGTAAGCCTGTAGGGGTGCTGGCATATGTAGATGATAATCCAATTGGATGGTGCGCTATTGCTCCAAGAGAAGTTTATAAGCGTCTTGAAAGTTCCAGAGTCCTTAAAAGAATAGATGATAAACCAGTTTGGTCTATTTCTTGTCTTTTTATAGCTAAGGATTTTAGACGAAAAGGAATTTCAACAGAGTTAATTAAAGGGGCAATTGAATATGCAAAATTAAATGAAGTAAATATAGTTGAGGCATATCCAGTGGTCCCTTATGGTAATAATGTGCCAGATGCCTTTCTCTGGACTGGTGTTCCTGTAGCATTTGAAGAAGCTGGCTTTACAGTGGTAGAGAGAAGATCGAAATGGAAGCCTATGCTAAGGTACTATATTTAG